A genome region from Manihot esculenta cultivar AM560-2 chromosome 5, M.esculenta_v8, whole genome shotgun sequence includes the following:
- the LOC110614572 gene encoding very-long-chain aldehyde decarbonylase CER1: MALKPGILTDSPWKSLGSFKYLILGPFVAHSFYSFMVKGERDLLNFLILPSILLKLLHNQMWISYSRYRTAKGNNRILDKTIEFDQVDRESNWDDQVLMHGLVFYGVNLAIPGASHVPMWRTDGAVLAILLHAGPVEFLYYWFHRALHHHYLYTRYHSHHHSSIVTQPITAVVHPFAEIVVYFFLFAIPLMGVVLTGTASLVVIFGYVFYIDVMNNLGHCNFEIIPKSLFSVLPPLKYLFYTASFHSLHHTKFRTNYSLFMPFYDYIYDTMDKTSDEVHETALKKPADSPTHVHLTHFTTPDSIYHLRLGFTSLAATPQTSAWFLWILTPFTYFFMLLTSLFGRTFIVESNTLDNQFQSQTWLIPRYKIQYFLKWQRAVINYFVEEAILEADRRGTKVLSLGLLNQEEELNRCGELYIEKYPKLKVKLVDGSSLAAAIILNNIPKGTTQVLLRGNITKVAKAVALALHERGIQVAVFRENESKMPRLDNYAVVTKSYDHKVWLIGEGFTDKEQLKAPEGTIFIPMTQFPPKRLRKDCFYHNTPAMLAPSLCKLDSCEDWLPRRAMSACRVAGIVHTLEDWKVNECGDTLFCMDKVWQASLRHGFLPLSTAR; this comes from the exons ATGGCTTTGAAGCCAGGAATTCTCACCGACTCGCCATGGAAGTCTCTTGGCAGCTTCAAG TATTTGATTTTGGGTCCTTTCGTGGCACATAGCTTTTACTCATTCATGGTGAAAGGAGAGAGGGACCTCCTTAACTTCTTGATTTTACCATCCATCCTGCTTAAATTGCTGCATAACCAGATGTGGATTTCTTATTCTCGTTACAGAACTGCCAAAGGCAACAACAGGATTCTTGATAAGACCATTGAGTTCGACCAAGTTGATAGAGAGAGCAATTG GGATGACCAAGTCTTGATGCATGGACTAGTATTCTACGGTGTGAATTTGGCAATTCCTGGGGCGTCTCACGTACCCATGTGGAGAACAGATGGAGCAGTTTTGGCGATTTTGCTTCATGCAGGTCCTGTGGAGTTCCTCTATTACTGGTTTCACAGAGCTCTGCACCATCACTATCTCTATACTCGCTATCACTCCCATCATCATTCCTCTATCGTCACTCAGCCTATTACTG CTGTAGTCCATCCATTCGCTGAAATCGTGGTATATTTCTTTCTATTTGCAATACCACTTATGGGTGTGGTGTTGACGGGAACAGCCTCCCTGGTAGTAATTTTCGGATATGTCTTTTACATTGACGTCATGAACAACCTGGGACACTGCAATTTTGAGATCATTCCAAAAAGCCTCTTCTCTGTTCTTCCTCCTCTCAAATATCTCTTCTATACAGCCTC ATTTCACTCGCTGCATCATACCAAGTTCCGGACCAACTACTCACTTTTCATGCCCTTCTACGACTACATCTACGACACCATGGACAAGACTTCAGATGAGGTGCATGAAACTGCGCTCAAAAAGCCTGCAGACTCCCCTACTCACGTCCATTTAACTCATTTCACAACTCCAGACTCTATTTACCATCTCCGTTTAGGATTTACGTCCTTGGCCGCAACCCCTCAAACTTCCGCATGGTTTCTCTGGATTCTCACTCCGTTCACATATTTCTTCATGTTGTTAACCTCTCTCTTTGGCCGTACATTTATCGTGGAGAGTAACACCCTCGATAACCAGTTTCAATCACAAACTTGGCTGATACCCAGATACAAAATACAA TACTTTCTTAAATGGCAAAGAGCGGTCATAAATTATTTCGTGGAAGAAGCTATACTGGAAGCGGACAGGAGAGGCACTAAGGTGTTGAGCCTAGGCCTTCTGAACCAg GAGGAAGAGCTAAACAGATGTGGGGAGCTTTATATTGAAAAGTACCCTAAGCTAAAAGTAAAGTTGGTGGATGGGAGCAGCTTAGCTGCGGCTATTATTCTCAATAATATCCCCAAAGGAACTACCCAAGTGTTACTTAGAGGCAATATCACTAAAGTAGCAAAGGCCGTTGCTTTGGCCTTACACGAGAGGGGCATCCAG GTCGCTGTTTTCCGGGAAAATGAAAGCAAGATGCCAAGGCTTGACAATTACGCAGTTGTTACCAAAAGTTATGATCACAAG GTATGGTTGATCGGAGAAGGATTTACTGATAAAGAACAGCTTAAGGCACCTGAAGGAACAATATTTATACCCATGACGCAATTTCCTCCTAAACGCCTACGTAAAGATTGCTTCTATCATAACACACCAGCAATGCTGGCTCCTTCTCTTTGCAAGTTGGACTCCTGTGAG GATTGGTTGCCAAGAAGAGCAATGAGTGCCTGCCGTGTCGCTGGAATTGTTCATACTTTGGAAGATTGGAAGGTGAATGAATGTGGTGATACCCTCTTCTGCATGGATAAAGTTTGGCAAGCTAGTCTTCGTCATGGCTTTCTCCCTTTATCTACCGCTCGTTAA